A region from the Lolium perenne isolate Kyuss_39 chromosome 4, Kyuss_2.0, whole genome shotgun sequence genome encodes:
- the LOC127293951 gene encoding uncharacterized protein — protein MASPRLLFLRRILYAAAAFCACLPAPVSAIRKDIGLAEPIMCRRTVQGRHLISDDNGYVCSALSVDPWSRCCPRTGARFSCQGCNLDLQCCNSYEYCVSCCLDPSRTNEGDVQKLKVAKPVTAGTYTDIFDFCMGRCRHSSASVVHENAYVSDFHHCFMMQQNSSGSTESNCGSRDCGSRLAGINVLLGRQGESCNSVCGAKGQSCVPSKLSELNKCEILQKYMRCKSGCFPSLGPDQPAEVVDEAPRNLNPGACLYMQMDERLTCDGSHQHTRRLCPCA, from the exons ATGGCGAGCCCgcgcctcctcttcctccgcaGGATcctctacgccgccgccgccttctgcGCCTGTCTCCCCGCCCCCGTCTCCGCCATCCG GAAGGACATTGGTTTGGCTGAACCCATTATGTGCAGAAGAACCGTTCAAGGGCGGCATTTGATATCAGATGATAATG GTTATGTATGTTCCGCCCTTTCAGTCGATCCATGGTCTCGCTGCTGCCCAAGAACAGGAGCACGCTTTTCCTGTCA GGGCTGCAACCTTGATTTACAGTGCTGCAACTCTTACGAGTATTGTGTTTCTTGCTGCTTGGATCCTTCTAGG ACCAACGAAGGAGATGTGCAGAAGTTGAAGGTAGCCAAACcagttactgctg GAACGTACACCGATATCTTCGATTTCTGCATGGGAAGATGCCGCCATAGTTCTGCAAGCGTG GTCCATGAAAATGCTTATGTGAGTGATTTCCATCACTGCTTCATGATGCAGCAAAATTCATCTG GGTCAACTGAATCAAACTGTGGATCAAGAGACTGTGGTTCAAGGTTGGCTGGCATTAATGTCCTTTTGGGGAG GCAGGGGGAATCGTGTAATTCTGTGTGCGGAGCGAAAGGACAATCATGTGTTCCAAGCAAGCTTTCTGAGCTGAACAAATGTGAGAT TTTGCAGAAATATATGAGATGCAAAAGTGGTTGCTTTCCCAGTCTTGGACCTGACCAACCTGCTGAAGTTGTAGATGAAGCTCCAAGAAATTTG AATCCAGGAGCATGCTTGTACATGCAGATGGATGAGCGCCTAACGTGTGATGGCTCACATCAACATACTCGAAGGCTCTGTCCTTGTGCATGA